A segment of the Chloroflexota bacterium genome:
CGCGCCGCATGACTCAGAAAGAAGCCCATAAAGATGCGAACCCCTATCACCTCGTCCTGCTCGCCAAGAACCAAACAGGGTACAAAAACCTCCTAATCCTTTCGAGCCACGCCCATCTATATGGTTTCTACTACAAGCCTCGCGTGGATAAAGAGCTATTAAGCGAACACTGCGAAGGTCTAATTGCTCTCTCAGCCTGCGGCTCAGGTGAAGTTCCCCGGCTCGTTGCAGAAGGCCAAATGGATCAGGCGCGAAAGGCCGCTGCCTGGTATCGGGATACGTTTGGGCTGAACAACTTTTTCCTGGAACTACAGAGCCATGTCGGAGTACCAGAACTCCAAAAGATCAACTCTGGCCTCGTTAGCCTGGCCAGCGAACTGGGCATTGGCTTGGTGGCCACCAATGATGTGCATTATGTGCGCCCCGAAGATGCAGCCGCTCATGACCTCTTGCTATGTATTCAGACAAACACCACTGTAAACGATCCCAAGCGATTGCGTATGGAAGGTGGAGATTACTACCTCAAGAGCGCCGCAGAGATGGCTGCGCTCTTTCCCGACCTACCTGAGGCACTGGAGAACACAATTCGTATTGCGGAGAGTTGCAACGTCCAGATTGAGACTGGTGTTCACCACCTACCCTTGTTCGATGTGCCAGAGGGGCACACTCCACAGAGTTACCTGCGCATGCTTTGCGAAGAGGGATTGAAACGGCGCTTTGCCCTGATTACACCCGAGTTGCGAGCCCGCCTGGACTATGAATTGGATGTTATCCACAACATGGGCTTCGATACATACTTCCTCATCGTGTGGGATCTCGTGCGTTTCGCCCGCAGCCGAGATATCTGGTGCAATGTGCGCGGCTCCGGGGTGAGTTCCATCGTCTCTTACTGCCTGGGTATAACAAATCTGAACCCGTTATCGAACAAACTCGTCTTCGAGCGGTTCCTGAATCCTGGCCGAATTACAATGCCTGATATTGACCTGGATTTCCCCGACGACCGCAGGCAGGAAATGATAGATTACGCGGTCCAGAAATACGGTCAGGAGCAAGTGGCCCAGATCATCACTTTCGGGACATTGGGTGCACGGGCGGCTATCCGTGATGTGGGTCGCACACTTGGTATGCCCCCGGGTGAGGTTGATCAAATCGCCAAACTCGTTCCCTCCGGCCCCAAAAAGAAAATTAAAGATGGCCTGGACACTGTCGCCGAACTCAAGCAAATGTACGAAACGGTCGATTATGTCCGAGATCTCATTGACAAAGCCCAGAGTCTGGAAGGCATTGCACGGCACGCCTCAACTCACGCCGCGGGCGTGGTCATCGCGGATAAGCCACTAATTGAATACGTGCCCTTACAGCGCGCCGTGCGGGGCGATGAAGTGGTCGCCCAGTTTCCGATGGAGGACCTGGAAGAAATAGGTCTACTCAAGATCGATTTCCTAGGTCTTTCCACACTGACCATTATGCGACGGGCTGTGGACTTGATTGCGCAACGGCACAACGTGAATCTGACTCTAGAGTCCATCCCTCTGGACGACCCTGCTATCTTCGATCTGCTCTCCTCTGGTGATGTAACGGGCGTCTTCCAGGTTGAGGGCGGCGGAATGCGTAAGACTTTGCGCGAGTTGAGACCCAGCAATTTTGAGGACGTAGTGGCTTTGCTGTCTCTATACCGGCCCGGCCCCATGCAATTTATCCCGCAGTTCATCGCTCGAAAATATGGGCAGGAGAAGATTTCCTATCGCCACCCCAGCCTGGAGTCCATCTTAGCAGAAACCTACGGCATCATTGTGTATCAGGAACAGATCATTCGTATCGCTACCGACATTGCCGGGTACACGGCTTCTGAAGCGGACCTGATGCGCCGTGCTGTGGGCAAGAAGAAAGAGAAGGAACTGCGAAGGCTGCGCAACACTTTTGTTAAAGGAGCAGTGTCTAGAGGCATCTCGAAGGACATCGCTGATCAGATATTCTCTGACATCGAATTTTTCGCCAACTACGGTTTTAACAAGGCCCACAGCGCAGCATACGCTGTGATCACCTGTCAGACCGCATACCTGCGTGCCAAGTACCCTATAGAGTACATGACGGCTTTACTTTCAGTGGAGTGCGGAAACACCGAGAAGGTGGGCATGCTCGTTGCGGAGTGCCGCCGCATGGGCATTGAAGTGCTGCCACCCGATGTCAACCGTAGTCAGATGGATTTCACCATTGAAGAAATACCGACGCCGGACAAGCAGCAAACTACCTCAGCCATCCGCTTCGGGCTGAAGGCCATCAAGAATGTGGGCGAAGGGGCGGTTGAGGCGATCCTAAAAGCCCGAACAATGGGGCCATTTGAGGACCTTGATGATTTCTGCCGCCGTGTAGATCTACGAGTGGTCAACAGGAGGGGTCTTGAGTTCCTGATCAAAAGCGGAGCAATGGACTCTTTTGGACCACGAAGTCAACTGTTAGCCTTAGTAGAGCGAATGATGAATATCAGCCAAAGTGTTCACGAGGCGCGGGAGGCCGGCCAGTTGAGTTTTGTGGACATTGGGTTGGTGCAGAGGAACGCTGCTTCCATCACGGCCGTTCCTGTGAAGGCGTCACCTATCTCGCAGAAACAATTCCTTGCTTGGGAGAAAGACCTGCTAGGAACTTACATATCAGAGCACCCCCTGCAGTATCTAATACGCAACCCGGTATCAGGTCTTACTTCTCTTGATGAAATAGACGTTTCGATGAAGGGCCACTTAGTCAAGGTGGGCGGAGTGATCACCCGGGCCCGCACCATTCCCACGAAACGCGGCAAGCCAATGTCATTTGTGCAAATCGAAGATGGACGCGGGTCTATAGAAGTAGTAGTGTTTTCTGGGGAACACGAGAAATTCAAAGATATGCTGCAGGAAGACAATCTGGTGCTCATAACCGGTGTTGTAGATGATCGCAACGACCAGGCAACCCTCATCTGCAAATCCGTGCAGATGTATCCTACCATGCGTCAGGAGAGCGAGTCCGTGGGATCGCAACCCTGCTGGATACACGTTTTTCTCAAATGCTCGGATGATCCACAACAGGACATATCTCAAATGCGCCAGATTTATCAACTTCTGCTAGATGAAAACGGAACGGATCGGTTTTCCCTACACCTGATGCAAGGCCCGCGAAATGTGCAATTAGACTTTCCAAACGCGAAGACCCATTTCACGCCGGAGTTGGCAGCCACGCTGACCAACATACTTGGACCGGATGCAGTGAAAGTGGAACGGATCTGACAATCTGCGACGTGCTCGCCCCGCCTGGGACAACAATACGTTCCTTAGTCGCGCAAGTGTTTTCCAAAATCGTTTTCTTCTTTTCTGCGTAGCCGTTTTTTGGCCTAAACTTTTGCAATTCAGGGAAATCCCGTTACAATATTAAAAACTCCTAGAGGATTTTGATGCTGTTTGGGACAGACCGGGCGGCGCCAATGCATTTGGGCGTACTGGAAAGGGGTTGGTTGCATGATTACATTGACTTTTGATATTATGATCAGAACGATCCGCCAAATCAGTCAGTTTCTC
Coding sequences within it:
- a CDS encoding DNA polymerase III subunit alpha, with amino-acid sequence MPKFTHLHVHSEFSLLDGLARLEDLVTRTKELGMDSLAITDHGVMYAVVAFQRMARAHGIKPIFGIEMYIAPRRMTQKEAHKDANPYHLVLLAKNQTGYKNLLILSSHAHLYGFYYKPRVDKELLSEHCEGLIALSACGSGEVPRLVAEGQMDQARKAAAWYRDTFGLNNFFLELQSHVGVPELQKINSGLVSLASELGIGLVATNDVHYVRPEDAAAHDLLLCIQTNTTVNDPKRLRMEGGDYYLKSAAEMAALFPDLPEALENTIRIAESCNVQIETGVHHLPLFDVPEGHTPQSYLRMLCEEGLKRRFALITPELRARLDYELDVIHNMGFDTYFLIVWDLVRFARSRDIWCNVRGSGVSSIVSYCLGITNLNPLSNKLVFERFLNPGRITMPDIDLDFPDDRRQEMIDYAVQKYGQEQVAQIITFGTLGARAAIRDVGRTLGMPPGEVDQIAKLVPSGPKKKIKDGLDTVAELKQMYETVDYVRDLIDKAQSLEGIARHASTHAAGVVIADKPLIEYVPLQRAVRGDEVVAQFPMEDLEEIGLLKIDFLGLSTLTIMRRAVDLIAQRHNVNLTLESIPLDDPAIFDLLSSGDVTGVFQVEGGGMRKTLRELRPSNFEDVVALLSLYRPGPMQFIPQFIARKYGQEKISYRHPSLESILAETYGIIVYQEQIIRIATDIAGYTASEADLMRRAVGKKKEKELRRLRNTFVKGAVSRGISKDIADQIFSDIEFFANYGFNKAHSAAYAVITCQTAYLRAKYPIEYMTALLSVECGNTEKVGMLVAECRRMGIEVLPPDVNRSQMDFTIEEIPTPDKQQTTSAIRFGLKAIKNVGEGAVEAILKARTMGPFEDLDDFCRRVDLRVVNRRGLEFLIKSGAMDSFGPRSQLLALVERMMNISQSVHEAREAGQLSFVDIGLVQRNAASITAVPVKASPISQKQFLAWEKDLLGTYISEHPLQYLIRNPVSGLTSLDEIDVSMKGHLVKVGGVITRARTIPTKRGKPMSFVQIEDGRGSIEVVVFSGEHEKFKDMLQEDNLVLITGVVDDRNDQATLICKSVQMYPTMRQESESVGSQPCWIHVFLKCSDDPQQDISQMRQIYQLLLDENGTDRFSLHLMQGPRNVQLDFPNAKTHFTPELAATLTNILGPDAVKVERI